From Aegilops tauschii subsp. strangulata cultivar AL8/78 chromosome 5, Aet v6.0, whole genome shotgun sequence:
aaatacacccttccaagtgccagatacatcccggtgatcgctctctaacagggcgacaaggaggggattgccgggtaggattatgctatgcgatgctacttggaggacttcaatctactctcttctttatgctgcaagatggagatgtccagaagcgtagtcttcgacaggactagctatccccctcttattccggcattctgcagttcagtccactgatatgcctctttacacatatacccatgcatatgtagtgtagctccttgcttgcgagtactttggatgagtactcacggttgcttttctccctcttttcccctttctataccggattgtcgcaatcagatgtcggagttcaggagccagacgccaccgtcgacgacgacacctacggcactggaggtgcctactactacgtgcaggccgctgacgacgaccaggagtagttaggaggtcccaggcaggaggccttgccttttcgatcgttgctacctttgtgctagccttcttaaggcaaacttgtttaacttatgtctgtactcagatattgttgcttccgctgactcgtctatgatcgagcacttgtattcgagccctcgaggccctggcttgtattatgatgcttgtatgacttatttatgttttagagttgtgttgtgatatcttcccgtgagtccctgatcttggtcgtacacatttgcgtgcatgattagtgtacggtcaaatcgggggcgtcacactgtGTGTCTTGTCGTGGCCCCCAGTTGCAACCCGACCATCGACTCGCTACTaggcgtgtgtgtgtgtttgtcgtgGCCCCCAGTTGCATGCCGACCATCGCTCGCAACTAAGGGTGTATGTGTTTGTCGAATGTTCCCAGTTACATGTCAACCGTCGACTCGTAACTAGGGTGTatgtgtttgtcgagggtccccagttgcaagtcggccatcgactcgcaactggggggggtgtgtgtttgtcgagggtccccagttgcatgtcgaccatcgactcgcaactaggggtgtgtgtgtttTGTCGTGGCCCCCAGTTGCAACCCGACtatcgacttgcaactaggggtgtgtgtgtgtgtgtgtgtgtgtgtgtcgaggGTTGCCAGCTGCAAGCCGAACATCGAATCTcaactagggtgtgtgtgtgttttgtcgtGACCCCCATTTGCAAcccgaccatcgactcgcaactagggttgTGTGTGTGTTTATCGAGGGTCCCCAATTGCATGCCAACCATTGACTCACaactagtgtgtgtgtgtgtgtgtttgtcaagGGTCCCCAGCTGCAAGCCaaacatcatctcgcaactaggGATGTATGTGTGTTTTGTCGTGGCCCCTAGTTGCAACCCgaccatcgactcacaactagggtgtgtgtgtgtgtgttgaggGCCCCAGTTGTATGCCgaccatcgactcacaactagggtgtgtgtgtgtgtgtttgtcgagagtccctagttgcatgtcgaccatcgactcacaactagggggagggtgtgtgtgtttgtcgagggtccccagttgcacgccgaccatcgacttgcaactagggatgtgtgtgtgtttgttgagggtcgccagttgcatgtcaaccattgactcgcaactaggggtgtgtgtcACAGATGCGACCACTTTTTTTATCACAGATGCAAGTCTACCCTCAACAGACAATTGGGGAGGAGGCCCCGACCACCTTTTATTACAGTTTCCCACCCTTGATAGGCAACTTGGTGTCGGCCCCTTTTTGttccagttgcaactccaccctCTGTATGCAGTTGGGGGACCGACCTATTTTTGTTCCTGCTGCAAGTCAAGTAACTTGGGGGTCCGACAATTTTTTTTGAGGCATATCCTTTTGTAGATAAGGCTAGTTTGTTCACCAATGCAAAAAATGTTCGCGTTTTTCAAAAATATTGGAATTTTAAAAAAATGATAGCATTTTCAAAAATTGGGTTCaccaattcaaaaaatgttcgcgtttttcaaaaattgcattcatcaattcaaaaaaaatctagAATTTAGAAAATATTGAGGTTTTCAGAAGTTGCTCCGAATTTAATAGATGTTCTCATTTTCAAGTTTTGTAAATTTACAAGTTGTTTTAGTTATATTGGAATGTTTAAGTTTCATGGACATTTTTATAAGTTTCCACTCACATACGCTCGCATGCCCAGCCTGGGAGAGACATGCATTGCCGCCCGTATACGTACGTACATACATACACTGATACACATATGTGATTATTCAAGGTATACATGTCAAGCAGCGGCAGCACAATGCGTATCATGCAAACAAAAAAGTGGTAGCACAATACGTGCATGAAGTGAAGCAGATGCAGTACAATGCATACcatgcaaaaagaaaaaaaaaggcaGCAGCACAACGCATGCTGCTATCGTGAGCAGCGGGGCGCCAGCGAGGCAGCCACACACACACGCAAAAAATACTCCATCGCGTATATGTGCTAGGCGGAAACAGaattgtttcaaaaaaaaaaactaacAAAAAAAAAAGGGTGGGCTTATGCTATGATGAGGTGGTGTTGATGCTATACTTAGATGTGACATCATCCTGGCGTCAGCCCTGCATCAGCGGTCAACAgaccagttgactggtcaacagggccCACGCGGGGCCGCAAGCAGTGACTGGGCGCTGCCCAGTCAGCATCTGACTGGGTCAACGGGACCCATGGGCCCAATGGCAGTGGCTGTGGGGGGAGTCCACGTGGTCAGCCACATCAGCAACGCCGGAAACGGCGCCGGAGTTGTCTCCGGCGACCATATTCAACGGCGGCGCGCTCGGGAACGGCCGGAAATCGGCCACAAGGGGTCGCTCGGCCCGCGCGTAGGCTCGTTTGAGCGATCGTCGAGCCGCGCATCCAACGGTGCTGATGAGAGGGCTCGGAGGTGGCCTAGACAGATCTTTTTTAAATGACTGACGTCGTCTCGGCGGGTATAGAATCattaaaaggaaaaaaaatgcCTGATTAAAATACGGAAAACGAACTAAAGTCGTCACAACAACCCACAGAAGACGATGCCGGCCAAGACAACCACATGAAgatagataatttgtttattctTATCTTCTCGGTTAGTGCCAGTAGACTATAATAGATAATTTGTTCCTTTTCTGCTAAAAAAATGTTCGATTGATATGTATCTTTTCTAGACTTTGGCTTACGCCTCACTGCCGCCGGATAGCACTGTCGAACCTGCCAATTTTGATTTATGCCAACTGATGCTACAATTGGTACGCTACAAGATATCTTATTTTCTTCTATCCCGTTGCAATGCACATGCATGcttgctactccctccatccaacAATATATGACGTTTTTGAAGGTAAAACAACTTGCAAAAATATCTTATATTataggatggagggagtagtatatataCAGAATATAAGTAGTATTTTCAATGCATGCTGAGGAAATATATTTTTTCTCAAAAGAAGGATgatccccggcctctgcatcaatcgATGTGCACAACCATCTTTGTTACTATTCAACAAAATCTGACAACGTAACCAacttgtggttggatggttagatgGACAGTTGTATCCCCAGCCACCAGGGTTCatgtcctggtgctcgcattattcctggattatttcaggatttccggagATGCactttcagtgggaggagacgtgaGCGTATACACCTTGCTAGGCCATACTGTCATCGATGCCAGCACGGCGGCAGACAGCACCACCGCCTTGCACTAGTCCATCAAGACGCATCCGCCGCCGAGACTCCACTGCACCATGCCACCAAGACCCGTCGTCGTCGACACGGTAGATACAATGCACGCCGAGCAGGGGACGAAGGCTTGTAGGCATCCCTATCTAGATTAGGCACCTCAGGGCGTACTCGACTGTCGGGCACCCACAGTGTCCCGAATGTCCAGAAGTATCTGGCGGAACGGCCGGATCCGATCCAATAGCTCACCTTGGATCGCCGCGCCTGCTGACCCATGTGGAGGTGCGGAGCTCCTCCGGACGGCCGGACGAATCATGCGAATTTGATCCAGGCGGCGACCACTGAGCGCAACAACATGCTCCTAGTCTTCACCTTCCTTGGCCGCGTCATGGGCTAGCCTGGCGCCATCCTCTAGCGGCGGCGATGAAGGAGAGGGAAGCGGAGAAGCCTAGGGGGCAATGACgcgagacccccccccccccccccccccccctccgtgTCGCCCTATCAATGCGGCGCGGGTGGAGGGGGGTTCTAGGCTGGTTCTGCCTAAGGTGAGTGAAATACATGGGTGTGTGCATCTTGTGATGCAATTAGTGTGACTGATTAGATGGTGTGCGGTGAGTTGGGATGTGTGCATATTAAAATTTTCACGTATGTTAAGAGAAATAATTAGTGGATGATGAGGTGACATATGTGGTGAGGTGGCATGTGTGTATGTTGACATTTTCATATATGTTATGAGAAATAATTAGTGGATGGTGAGGTGACATATGTGGTGAGGTAGGATGTGTGCATGTTTGGAGAATTGAAATAGTGAAGATGAACTATTTAGATGCTGTATATAGGATTTCTTTTTGTGGAATTAATGTGGAAATCACGTGGACAGTCTTGTACGGAAAATGCAGAATTAATGCGGACATCGAGTAGATTGGGAAAATAAGCATGATTATTACATTTACACGTTTCAGGAACATCGGGTAGTAGATTGGGAAAACAGGCACGATTATTACATTTACACATTTCAGGGGCATCGAGTAGACTGGGAAACATGCACGATTATTACATTCACACATTTCAGGGGACATCGAGTAGATTCAGAAAACAGACACGATTATTACATTCACATATTTCAGGGACATCGAGTAGATTGAGGAAACATGCACGATTATTGATTACACATTTCGACAGGCAACACGCCGTCCCTTGCCTTATTGCAGTCGCAGCAAGTGCTCAGCCAGCTCGTCGACGTACTCGTCCTGCTTCGCCCTGTTGCAGAGAATCTCCTGGAACGCCCTGGCATTGCGGGCGAGGGTCTTCCCTTCCTCGCCCTCCGCCATCACCCGCCGCACCGTCCCGGCAACGTCGACCCCGGCGAACGACCCGTCGCGCTCGTCCCTGGGCACCTCCAGGCCGACCGCCCTCGCCGCCATGGCTCGCGCCGTGACGCATTGGTCGGCGAACAGAGGGAGCATGACGAGCGGGTGGCCGAACAGGAAGCTCTCCATGAGCGAGCTCCACCCAGTGTGCGTCAGGAACGCACCCACGGCGCTGTGCGCGAGGACGCGCACCTGCGGCACCCACCCCACGCGCACCAGGCCGCGCCCGGACACGCGCTCCTCGAACCCGTCGGGGATCAGGAGGCCGCTCGGTTCCCGCAGCGCCCAGAGAAACCGAGCGCCCGACAGCTCCAGCCCGACTGCGAGCTGGCGGACCTGCTCGGGGGTCAGCGGCGCCTCGCTCCCGAACGCGACGTAGATCACGGACCTCGCCGGCTGCTCGTCCAGCCAGCGCATGAGACGCGCGCTCGCCTTGTCCTcatcctcgccgccgccggtacGGTCGGCAACAGCTTCTTGGGCGGCGTCGTATGGAGCGAGGAGGCCGGACGGGGCCACAGGCTTGCCGAAGAGGTCAGTGAGGAGGGGGCAGAGCGGGCCGTCGACCTCGCGGCAGCTGCGCACGATGACGAGCGGGCAGTGCTGCTCCGTCTCCCAGAACCGGCAGCAGTCGGATGGGCCGGCGGCGTTGGGGCGTAAATGCAGCTGGACGAACTGCTCGGTCTCGTGGAGACGGTGGACGATGTGGGTCGGGAACGGGATCCACGGCGGCTGGCTCATGAAGTCCTCCGCCGTCGTCCGCGGGTGCTCGTCGTTCGCCGTCTTGGGGCCGAGGAAGGCGATGAACGCCGCCGGGAAGATGGAGAACAAGGCGCACGGTACCTGCACGCGCAGCGCACACAAACCTCTTGTAGACAGACTCGTAGGCAGTATGCAGCATTAAATGGAGCGCGTACTTTCTTTATAAAAAATGGAGTGCCTACGTACCTTGTGCTGCTCAGCTATGGGCGGGAGCCAGTGGTGTGTGAAGTCAACGAAGATCCAGTCGGGCTTCTTGCCGAATCCCGTCGCACCCTCCCCGCCGGCGCAGGCTCCGGCAAGAAAGCCGGCGAAAGGGGAGGCGAGGCCGTCGAATGCCACCTTGAGGAGGTCGACCTTCTCCGGCGGGACGTCGGCCGTCGACTCGGCGCCGTAGGGAAGGCCGTCGACGCTGGGCAGCGgcagggggaggaggcggacgcGGGGCCAGAGGTCCTCCGGGACGGGCCGCAGCCTGGCGAGGTTCCTCGGGGCGGACACGAAGGTGACGGCGTGCCCGCGCCTCGCCAGCTGCTCCGAGAGCTCGAGGTAGGGGATCATATGGCCGAACGCGAGCCATGGGAACACCACGACGTGGAGTGGTGAAGACCTTGCGGTGGCTTCTATGGCTTTTGCCATAGCCAGCTGATCTCGCAACGTGACGGCCGAGCAGGTTCACGATCGAACAAGCTAGGTCGCCGGCTGTGGGCGCTTTCTCCTGCTCTGACCGCCGGCGAGAGAGATGAGACAGAGAAAAAGAAATGTCGATCCAGATCAGACGGGGAGAGAGGGGATGCAACGACTTTGGCAATGTATATAATATAGGTTCGTTCAACTTATACAAAGTTCACCTGCCCCTCCTTGGATAAAACATTGTTAAGACATTTATTTTAGAACAAAGGGAGTACTTTTTAAAAAGGTAGCACCCTCTGCATCAACGGGCGCTGCTATATGTCGTTCGCTGCGAGCAAGAAGCCACTGCATCGCTCACGCGCTTCCTACATGAGACATGCATGAGGCTGGTCCAGCGCGCAACAACACGCGCGAAACTCCCAGCAcgcctttttcttttctttcgatTCTTTTTTACTTCGGTTGGTCTGTTTTTTAATTTTCAAAAATGTCCGTCAATTTAAAATATGTTCATGAAATTTGTAAAAGTGTTCATCAATTAAATAAATCTTCttgaattaaaaaaatgtttgcggATTCAAAAAATGCCTGTGAGAGataaatgttcacgaatttgaaataTGTTAGTAATggatttgaaaaaatgttcacggATTAAATATGTTCCTGAATTTAAAAAAATCCTGAATTCAAAAATTGTTTGTGGATTTTAAAATTGTTCGTGAATTAAAAagtaaaaaacaaaaataaaataaaaaggaaagtaaaaaaacaaaaagaaaaagaaagggagATAAACATTttctagaaccttcccaaaaCTGGGCAGAAGGTTCCGAAAGCTTCCCAAAACCGGCATCCCCTACTCCCGCTACTAATGGGCCGGTCCGATCGACACAATATAGGCAATACCTGCCTTCAACATTGTTCGTAAGCGATATATCTTTTGCCCTACATCAACCGATATACATAGCAAAATCAAGGAATTAAATTGTGTGCAACTTTTTCAATCTAGGCTTTATGAAATTTAACTACAAAAACTTTTATGAGGATACACCAGGGAGAGGTGTATGAGTGGCATAGAAAAGAGAAAAAGGGACTACAATTCTTCCATCTCTTTCCTCCTCTAGAAGAAAAGCTCTTTTCCTTCCGTCGGCACCGCCGCCGGTCCGTCCCATCTCCGATGGCCTCTAGGGCATGGAGGTGCGAAGGATCTCGGCCCCCCGCCAGCGGGAAGGACCCCGTTCTCGTTCTTGTTAGATTTAGCGTCTTGGTTGGGGTTGTGCGGCGGCGATGATGTTCCTTAGTAGGAATAATGTCTCTCACGTTCTATCCACGTCCCGATGTTGCGTCTAGCatcgttggtgggcgtgtggaggtttgTCTCCGTCGAATCTCGTAGGATTCGGTCGGTGCTAGTCTTTGGTGGATCTGTTTGGACCCGGTCTTCGTTCGTCTTTGTTTGGGTGTTTATAGGTTTGACCCTTCTGATCTACGACTTTCTTCATCGACGATGGTTACTACTCTGGTGCGcgggtcctatggggccttagcatgAAGACTTCCCGATTGTCTACTATAAaaaggtttgcccggctccggtGAGGAAGGGGCGATGACGGTGGCGCGCTTTCGGCTCactccagtgcttgtagtcgtcacTAGGTAGTCTACAGACATGGTCATAATTTTTATTACCACTGTTGTTCTTtctactgccatgattgaagatgagtAGATTGAAAGTTTCTCACAAAAAAGAGCATAGATGGCTAATACTACCTCTGTAAACTTTTATAAGATGTTTTAGGTCGGAGTATATCACATTTTGGCACACAACACATAACCAAAGAGCTTAGCAACCACACCCACACAAGTACAACGACACACAACTCTTCTTGTCCAACTCAAGCCACAAATGGTGAAAGGGTAGGACAAAGAGCACTAACGTGGCGTCTCAACCATTGCGAAACATATCGGAAGCACAACGAAAACTTAAAGTCATACTGGCTCAACACATCGTGCAGTCTCTTGCCTAGAGACTGGCAAGTGAATAGCAGGACtgacctgaaggaaatatgccccagaggcaataataaagttgttatttatatttccttatatcatgataaatgtttattattcatgcaagaattgtattaaccggaaacttgatacatgtgtgaatacacagacaaaacaaagtgtccctagtatgcttctacttgactagcttgttaatcaaagatggttaagtttcctgaccatagacatgtgttgtcatttgatgaacgggagaatgatgtgatggacaagacccatccgttagcttagcataatgatcgttaagttgtattgctattgctttcttcatgacttatacatattcctttgactatgagactatgcaactcccgaataccggaggaacaccttgtgtgctatcaaacgtcacaacgtaactgggtgattataaagatgctctacaggtgtctccgaagg
This genomic window contains:
- the LOC109765278 gene encoding UDP-glycosyltransferase 91C1; the encoded protein is MAKAIEATARSSPLHVVVFPWLAFGHMIPYLELSEQLARRGHAVTFVSAPRNLARLRPVPEDLWPRVRLLPLPLPSVDGLPYGAESTADVPPEKVDLLKVAFDGLASPFAGFLAGACAGGEGATGFGKKPDWIFVDFTHHWLPPIAEQHKVPCALFSIFPAAFIAFLGPKTANDEHPRTTAEDFMSQPPWIPFPTHIVHRLHETEQFVQLHLRPNAAGPSDCCRFWETEQHCPLVIVRSCREVDGPLCPLLTDLFGKPVAPSGLLAPYDAAQEAVADRTGGGEDEDKASARLMRWLDEQPARSVIYVAFGSEAPLTPEQVRQLAVGLELSGARFLWALREPSGLLIPDGFEERVSGRGLVRVGWVPQVRVLAHSAVGAFLTHTGWSSLMESFLFGHPLVMLPLFADQCVTARAMAARAVGLEVPRDERDGSFAGVDVAGTVRRVMAEGEEGKTLARNARAFQEILCNRAKQDEYVDELAEHLLRLQ